The following proteins are co-located in the Solanum pennellii chromosome 1, SPENNV200 genome:
- the LOC107008289 gene encoding alkaline/neutral invertase A, mitochondrial-like — MKSINLITMTPCCRILIPCRSNSFLGLPVKKTHNLSNFRQKCDFYSYPSRILGNGRIINRTQKLFCVMRNSSCGQSRVFSRNCNGINPIGASKRGFRVIASVASDFRNHSTSIEKTRVNNDKNFERIYVQGGFNAKKPLGLENADLDEHAATGQHEKVESVKEGEESQTVKEAWKLLENAVVKYCGSPIGTLAANDPNDKLPLNYDQVFIRDFIPSALAFLLKGEKEIVRNFLLHTLQLQSWEKTVDCYSPGQGLMPASFKVRTVPLDDNKYEEVLDPDFGESAIGRVAPVDSGLWWIILLRAYGKITGDYGLQERVDVQTGIKLIINLCLSDGFDMFPSLLVTDGSCMIDRRMGIHGHPLEIQALFYSALRCSRELLSLDEGSKNLVNAINNRLSALSFHIREYYWVDMKKINEIYRYKTEEYSTEATNKFNIYPEQIPHWLMDWIPEEGGYLIGNLQPAHMDFRFFTLGNLWSIVSSLSTPKQNEAILNLIEAKWYDLVGLMPLKICYPALESEDWRIITGSDPKNTPWSYHNGGSWPTLLWQFTLACIKMNRLDLAKKAVDSAEKRLGVDQWPEYYDTRYGKFTGKQARLYQTWTIAGFLTSKMLLENPETASLLFWEEDYDLLEICVCALKKSGRKKCSRGAAKSQILV, encoded by the exons ATGAAATCAATCAATTTGATAACTATGACTCCTTGTTGTCGAATTTTAATACCATGTAGAAGCAATTCTTTTCTGGGTCTTCCAGTCAAGAAGACCCATAATTTGTCTAATTTCAGgcaaaaatgtgatttttatagCTACCCATCTCGTATTTTGGGCAATGGAAGGATTATCAATCGGACCCAGAAGTTGTTTTGTGTTATGCGAAATTCATCTTGTGGTCAATCTAGGGTTTTTTCAAGAAATTGTAATGGCATTAACCCGATTGGGGCCTCAAAGAGAGGTTTCCGTGTTATTGCTAGTGTTGCATCTGACTTTAGGAATCATTCAACTTCCATTGAGAAAACCCGTGTTAATAATGACAAGAATTTTGAAAGGATTTATGTTCAAGGAGGTTTCAATGCGAAGAAGCCATTGGGGTTGGAAAATGCTGATTTAGATGAACATGCTGCAACTGGTCAACATGAGAAAGTTGAGAGCGTGAAAGAGGGTGAGGAGTCACAGACGGTGAAGGAAGCATGGAAGTTGTTGGAGAATGCTGTTGTTAAATATTGTGGGAGCCCTATAGGGACTCTTGCTGCTAATGATCCTAATGATAAATTGCCATTGAATTATGATCAAGTATTTATTAGGGATTTTATTCCTTCCGCCCTCGCTTTTTTACTCAAGGGGGAGAAAGAGATTGTTAGGAACTTCCTACTTCACACTCTCCAATTGCAG AGTTGGGAGAAAACTGTGGACTGTTACAGTCCAGGGCAAGGATTGATGCCCGCAAGTTTTAAAGTCAGAACAGTGCCTCTCGATGATAACAAATATGAAGAAGTTCTAGACCCAGATTTTGGGGAGTCAGCTATTGGCCGTGTAGCACCTGTTGACTCAG GCTTGTGGTGGATTATCTTGTTGAGAGCTTATGGGAAGATCACCGGTGACTATGGATTACAAGAAAGAGTGGATGTACAGACTGGCATAAAGCTGATAATAAACCTGTGTTTGTCTGATGGGTTTGATATGTTCCCTTCTTTGCTAGTCACTGATGGTTCCTGCATGATAGATAGGCGGATGGGTATTCATGGACATCCACTTGAGATTCAA GCATTATTTTACTCAGCACTTAGATGCTCCCGTGAGCTGCTTTCTTTGGATGAAGGATCCAAGAATTTGGTGAATGCCATAAACAACAGACTTAGTGCATTGTCATTTCACATTAGAGAATATTATTGGGTTGATatgaaaaagataaatgaaatatatcGATATAAGACAGAGGAGTATTCCACTGAAGCCACTAACAAATTCAACATCTACCCTGAACAAATCCCTCATTGGTTGATGGACTGGATTCCTGAGGAAGGTGGTTATCTTATTGGCAATTTACAACCTGCCCACATGGACTTTAGATTCTTCACACTTGGAAATCTGTGGTCCATTGTGTCATCTTTGAGTACCCCAAAACAGAATGAGGCTATCCTGAATCTGATTGAAGCAAAGTGGTATGATCTTGTGGGTCTTATGCCCCTTAAGATATGTTACCCAGCTCTGGAGTCTGAAGATTGGCGTATAATCACTGGTAGCGACCCTAAGAATAC GCCTTGGTCATATCATAATGGGGGTTCTTGGCCAACTCTTCTCTGGCAG TTCACGCTGGCATGCATCAAGATGAATAGGCTTGACCTGGCTAAAAAGGCAGTCGATTCAGCTGAGAAAAGGCTAGGGGTGGATCAGTGGCCTGAATATTATGATACCAGGTATGGTAAATTTACAGGAAAGCAAGCGCGGCTTTACCAAACATGGACTATAGCTGGTTTTCTGACATCGAAAATGCTGTTGGAAAATCCAGAGACAGCTTCCTTGCTATTCTGGGAAGAAGACTATGATCTTCTTGAGATTTGTGTCTGTGCTCTTAAGAAATCTGGAAGGAAAAAGTGCTCACGTGGCGCGGCCAAGTCTCAAATCCTTGTATGA
- the LOC107011943 gene encoding putative pentatricopeptide repeat-containing protein At1g56570 encodes MNARKLVSQTHCTQIPQTIKNSLLCAAIDPRHSNPPFLPKPPSILATSLLKSYFERGLIREARTLFDEMPERDIVAWTTMISGYTSCNLHGRAWVVFCDMMRYTDVRPNEFTLSCTLKACKGINSYSHGALLHGLVMKQGMGGSIYVSNALLDVYATCCVNMDEASAVFQEIREKNDVSWTTLIAGYTHRGDGYMGLSVFRRMLSEGGESNPFSFSIAVRACASVHSCTYGKQLHAAIAKHGLDFSLPVMNSILDMYCRCNSLNDAKQCFHEMTQRDLITWNTLIAGYEKSDPYVSISTYSHMELEGLSPNCFTFSSIVAAVANLAILSCGEQIHGRILKRGLGGNLELDNALIDMYAKSGNIGSARRIFDKMPMKNLVSWTSMMIGYGSHGYGNEAVDFFEEMVKFRVRPDRIAFEAVLNACSHAGLVDKGVRYFMSMVDDYNIAPDPEIFGCLVDLLGRAGRVEEAFKLIESMPFDPDESVWGTLLRACKAHNHPDLGMLAIRKVLALKPKIAATYVILSNIYAADGKWGDSAKMRKLMRRMATKKEAGRSSVEIKNQNYSFVAGDKMGPHMDCVDEVVKILVEHMRHARYIPDLDFFVHDLEDGI; translated from the exons ATGAATGCAAGAAAGCTAGTTTCTCAAACTCATTGTACTCAAATTCCTCAAACTATCAAGAACTCTCTTCTTTGTGCTGCAATCGACCCACGCCATTCAAACCCACCATTTTTACCCAAGCCTCCTTCTATATTAGCCACGAGTCTACTCAAATCTTATTTTGAAAGGGGTCTGATTAGAGAAGCACGTACACTGTTCGATGAAATGCCTGAAAGAGATATTGTTGCTTGGACGACCATGATTTCTGGATACACTTCATGTAATCTTCATGGACGTGCTTGGGTGGTTTTCTGTGACATGATGAGGTATACGGACGTGCGCCCCAACGAGTTCACGTTATCTTGTACGTTGAAGGCTTGTAAAGGGATCAATTCATACTCTCATGGAGCTTTGCTTCATGGTTTGGTTATGAAGCAAGGCATGGGTGGAAGTATTTATGTTTCTAATGCACTCTTGGATGTCTATGCTACGTGTTGTGTTAATATGGATGAAGCATCCGCGGTTTTTCAGGAGATCAGAGAGAAAAATGATGTGTCTTGGACTACATTAATCGCGGGATATACTCATCGTGGTGATGGTTATATGGGGCTTAGTGTTTTTAGAAGAATGTTATCG GAAGGGGGTGAATCAAACCCATTTAGCTTTTCAATAGCAGTCAGAGCTTGTGCCTCGGTTCATTCATGTACATATGGGAAGCAACTTCATGCTGCAATCGCCAAGCATGGATTGGACTTTAGTCTACCTGTAATGAATTCTATTCTAGATATGTATTGTAGGTGTAACAGCTTAAATGATGCAAAGCAATGCTTCCATGAAATGACTCAAAGGGATTTAATCACATGGAACACTTTGATTGCTGGATATGAGAAGTCTGATCCATATGTATCTATCAGCACATACTCTCATATGGAGCTTGAAGGTCTCAGCCCCAATTGCTTCACATTTTCCAGCATTGTAGCAGCTGTGGCCAATTTGGCAATTTTGAGTTGTGGAGAGCAGATTCATGGAAGAATCTTAAAGAGAGGCCTCGGAGGGAACTTGGAATTGGACAATGCCTTAATAGACATGTATGCAAAGTCTGGAAATATTGGAAGTGCACGtagaatttttgataaaatgcCCATGAAAAATCTGGTTTCGTGGACCTCAATGATGATTGGTTATGGAAGCCATGGATATGGAAATGAAGCTGTTGACTTTTTTGAAGAGATGGTTAAATTTAGAGTCAGGCCAGATAGGATAGCATTTGAGGCAGTTTTAAATGCATGTAGTCATGCTGGGCTTGTAGATAAAGGTGTAAGGTATTTTATGTCAATGGTTGATGATTACAACATAGCTCCTGATCCGGAGATTTTTGGGTGTTTAGTAGATTTGCTAGGACGAGCTGGAAGAGTTGAGGAGGCTTTTAAGTTGATAGAGAGTATGCCATTTGATCCCGATGAATCTGTTTGGGGAACACTCCTAAGAGCATGTAAAGCACACAATCATCCAGATTTGGGCATGCTGGCCATAAGAAAG GTGTTGGCATTGAAGCCAAAAATTGCAGCAACTTATGTAATTCTGTCAAATATCTATGCAGCTGACGGTAAATGGGGTGACTCTGCAAAAATGAGGAAGTTGATGAGAAGGATGGCTACCAAGAAAGAGGCAGGGAGAAGTTCAGTAGAGATAAAGAATCAGAACTATAGTTTTGTTGCTGGAGATAAAATGGGTCCACATATGGATTGTGTAGATGAAGTTGTAAAAATCCTGGTCGAACATATGAGACACGCACGATATATTCCTGATTTGGACTTCTTTGTACATGATTTAGAAGATGGAATTTGA